A stretch of Mycobacterium sp. ITM-2016-00316 DNA encodes these proteins:
- a CDS encoding class I SAM-dependent methyltransferase, with translation MLTVDYDRLGVGPGTSVIDVGCGAGRHSFEAYRRGADVIAFDQSVEDLNDVDAILTAMKEQGEAPASATAEAVKGDALALPYADGSFDCVIASEILEHVPADDAAIAELVRVLKPGGVLAITVPRWLPEKVCWLLSDEYHANEGGHIRIYRADELRDKVVSRGMRFTHREHAHSLHAPFWWLKCAVGVDKPNHPVVTAYHKLLVWDMMSRPWLTRQAEAALNPVIGKSVALYFEKPTAFEKPGA, from the coding sequence GTGCTGACCGTTGACTACGACCGGCTCGGCGTCGGGCCAGGAACATCGGTCATCGATGTCGGTTGCGGCGCGGGCAGGCACTCCTTCGAGGCCTACCGGCGTGGCGCCGATGTCATCGCCTTCGATCAGAGTGTCGAGGATCTCAACGATGTCGACGCCATCCTGACCGCGATGAAGGAGCAGGGCGAGGCGCCCGCGTCGGCCACCGCGGAGGCCGTCAAGGGCGATGCCCTGGCGCTGCCTTATGCCGACGGCAGCTTCGACTGTGTCATCGCCTCGGAGATCCTCGAGCATGTCCCGGCGGATGACGCCGCCATCGCCGAGTTGGTCCGGGTGCTCAAACCCGGTGGCGTGCTTGCCATCACCGTGCCCCGCTGGCTACCCGAAAAGGTGTGCTGGCTGCTCTCGGACGAGTACCACGCCAATGAGGGTGGGCACATCCGGATCTACCGTGCCGACGAACTGCGCGACAAGGTCGTGAGCCGTGGCATGCGATTCACCCACCGCGAGCACGCGCATTCGTTGCACGCGCCGTTCTGGTGGCTGAAATGCGCTGTCGGGGTGGACAAGCCGAATCATCCCGTAGTGACTGCCTACCACAAGCTCCTGGTGTGGGACATGATGAGCCGGCCGTGGCTGACCCGGCAGGCCGAGGCCGCGCTCAACCCGGTGATCGGTAAGAGTGTCGCTCTGTACTTTGAAAAGCCGACGGCCTTCGAAAAGCCGGGCGCCTAG
- a CDS encoding glycosyltransferase family 4 protein, protein MRIALLSYRSKTHCGGQGVYVRYLSQGLAELGHEVEVFSGQPYPDGLDPRVRLTKVPSLDLYREPDPFRVPHPREIRDRIDLLELATMWSAGFPEPKTFCLRVARIMAERGDEFDVIHDNQSLGSALLTMAKRGLPVVATVHHPITRDRVLEVAAATWWRKPLVRRWYAFAETQKKVARAIPELLTVSSTSAADIAEDFGVSDEQLHVVPLGVDTELFKPAADRVPGRIIAIASADVPLKGVGNLLHSVARLRAHHNLDVQLVSKLEPNGPTEKLIAELGISDIVNVSSGLSDEALAELLSSAEIACIPSLYEGFSLPAVEAMASGTPIVASRAGALPEVLGDEGECARLVRPADVEELTGVLGELLDSPAERHRLGAAGRRRALDVFSWESVAAQTVAVYERAIERTAVTTKKGRTAC, encoded by the coding sequence GTGCGTATAGCCCTTCTGTCCTATCGCAGCAAAACGCATTGCGGTGGCCAGGGTGTCTACGTCCGCTACCTCTCTCAAGGCCTCGCCGAACTCGGCCACGAGGTCGAGGTGTTCTCCGGCCAGCCCTATCCCGACGGGCTGGACCCGCGGGTGCGGCTCACCAAGGTGCCGAGCCTGGACCTCTACCGCGAACCCGATCCGTTCCGGGTGCCGCACCCCCGCGAGATCCGGGACCGCATCGATCTGCTCGAGCTGGCAACCATGTGGTCGGCCGGGTTTCCCGAACCCAAGACGTTCTGTCTGCGGGTGGCCCGGATCATGGCCGAACGCGGTGACGAGTTCGACGTCATCCACGACAACCAGAGCCTGGGTTCGGCGCTGTTGACAATGGCGAAGCGCGGCCTGCCGGTGGTCGCCACCGTGCACCACCCGATCACCCGCGACCGGGTGCTCGAGGTGGCCGCCGCCACATGGTGGCGCAAGCCGCTGGTGCGGCGCTGGTACGCGTTCGCGGAGACGCAGAAGAAGGTCGCGCGGGCGATCCCGGAACTGCTGACCGTCTCCTCGACATCGGCCGCCGATATCGCCGAGGACTTCGGGGTGAGCGACGAGCAGTTGCACGTGGTGCCCCTCGGTGTGGACACCGAACTGTTCAAGCCCGCTGCCGACCGGGTGCCCGGTCGGATCATCGCGATCGCCAGCGCGGATGTGCCGCTCAAGGGTGTTGGCAATCTGTTGCACTCGGTGGCGCGGCTGCGTGCGCATCACAACCTGGATGTGCAACTGGTGTCCAAGCTCGAACCCAACGGGCCGACCGAGAAGCTGATCGCCGAACTGGGCATCTCCGATATCGTCAACGTGTCCAGCGGCCTGTCCGACGAAGCGCTTGCCGAGCTGCTGTCATCGGCCGAAATTGCCTGCATACCCTCGCTTTACGAGGGATTCTCGTTGCCCGCGGTGGAGGCGATGGCCAGCGGTACCCCGATCGTGGCGAGCCGGGCCGGCGCGCTGCCCGAGGTGCTCGGCGATGAGGGCGAATGTGCGCGCCTGGTGCGGCCCGCCGATGTCGAGGAATTGACCGGTGTGCTCGGCGAACTGCTGGACTCACCGGCCGAACGGCACCGCCTCGGTGCCGCGGGCCGGCGTCGGGCCTTGGACGTGTTCAGCTGGGAATCCGTTGCGGCGCAGACCGTCGCCGTGTACGAGCGGGCCATCGAGAGAACCGCCGTCACCACGAAGAAAGGGCGCACAGCGTGCTGA
- a CDS encoding TetR/AcrR family transcriptional regulator, whose protein sequence is MSDTALESTRRRLSAKQADTVDRLGKAALELLGREGFSALTVRRVAAQAGVGAATAYTYFSSKEHLVAEVFWRRLVESPLAEHESSDPATRVLEVLEQISSLVAGEPEFAGAVTNALLGKDPDVDVLRGRIGADIRARLVAALGAAVDSDVIEALELLYTGTLVWAGMGYEAYPEISLRLLKSARLILR, encoded by the coding sequence GTGTCCGATACGGCCCTGGAGTCGACGCGCCGCAGGTTGAGCGCCAAGCAGGCCGATACCGTCGACCGGCTCGGCAAGGCCGCGCTCGAACTGCTGGGCCGCGAGGGATTCTCGGCGCTGACAGTGCGCCGGGTGGCCGCACAGGCCGGCGTCGGAGCCGCCACCGCCTATACCTATTTCTCCTCCAAGGAGCACCTCGTTGCCGAGGTGTTCTGGCGCAGACTCGTCGAATCCCCGCTCGCCGAGCACGAATCGTCGGATCCGGCGACGCGCGTGCTCGAGGTGCTGGAGCAGATCTCGTCGTTGGTGGCCGGTGAACCCGAGTTCGCGGGCGCGGTGACCAACGCGCTGCTCGGCAAGGATCCCGATGTCGATGTACTGCGCGGGCGCATCGGCGCGGACATCCGGGCCCGCCTGGTCGCGGCCCTGGGCGCTGCGGTGGACTCCGACGTCATCGAAGCGCTCGAACTGCTCTACACCGGAACGCTGGTGTGGGCGGGTATGGGATATGAGGCGTACCCGGAGATTTCCCTGCGACTGCTCAAATCCGCGCGGCTGATCCTGCGCTGA
- a CDS encoding class I SAM-dependent methyltransferase has protein sequence MSTADTALPAEAARLFEFAEQVIGFMPADEGRALYDAAVHYLAGGVGVEIGTYCGKSTVLLGAAAAQVDGVVYTVDHHHGSEEHQPGWEYHDTGLVDPVTKRFDTLPTMRHTLDLAGLEDHVVAIVGKSPTVARVWGTPVQFLFIDGGHTEEAAQRDYDGWAKWVAPGGGLVIHDVFPDPNDGGQAPFHIYRRAIDSGDFKEISATGSLRLLERV, from the coding sequence ATGAGCACCGCCGACACCGCCCTGCCCGCCGAGGCCGCCCGCCTGTTCGAGTTCGCCGAGCAGGTCATCGGCTTCATGCCCGCCGACGAGGGCCGCGCCCTCTACGACGCCGCCGTGCACTATCTGGCCGGTGGTGTCGGCGTCGAGATCGGCACGTACTGCGGCAAGTCCACCGTGCTGCTGGGTGCGGCCGCCGCCCAGGTCGACGGCGTCGTCTACACCGTCGACCACCATCACGGGTCCGAAGAACACCAGCCCGGCTGGGAGTACCACGACACCGGGCTCGTCGATCCGGTCACCAAGCGCTTCGACACCCTGCCCACGATGCGCCACACCCTGGACCTGGCCGGCCTGGAGGACCACGTGGTGGCGATCGTCGGCAAGTCCCCCACCGTCGCCCGGGTCTGGGGCACCCCCGTGCAGTTCCTGTTCATCGACGGCGGCCATACCGAGGAGGCCGCCCAGCGTGACTATGACGGCTGGGCCAAGTGGGTGGCACCCGGTGGCGGACTGGTCATCCACGATGTGTTCCCCGACCCGAACGACGGCGGACAGGCTCCCTTTCACATCTACCGCCGCGCCATCGATTCCGGTGACTTCAAGGAGATCTCGGCGACCGGATCGCTGCGGCTGCTGGAACGCGTTTAG
- the msrA gene encoding peptide-methionine (S)-S-oxide reductase MsrA, protein MSDNQKAILAGGCFWGMQDLIRKQPGVVSTRVGYTGGQNDHATYRNHPGHAEAIEIVFDPAQTDYRSILEFFFQIHDPSTKNRQGNDVGSSYRSAIFYVDDDQKAVALDTIADVDASGLWPGKVVTEVVPEADFWEAEPEHQDYLVRYPTGYTCHFPRPGWKLPKRAAV, encoded by the coding sequence ATGAGCGACAACCAGAAGGCGATCCTGGCCGGCGGCTGCTTCTGGGGTATGCAGGACCTGATCCGTAAGCAGCCCGGTGTGGTGTCCACCCGGGTGGGCTACACGGGCGGGCAGAACGACCACGCGACCTACCGCAACCATCCGGGCCATGCGGAGGCCATCGAGATCGTGTTCGATCCGGCGCAGACCGACTACCGGTCCATCCTGGAGTTCTTCTTCCAGATCCACGATCCGTCGACCAAGAACCGGCAGGGCAATGATGTCGGTTCCAGTTACCGCTCGGCAATCTTCTACGTCGACGACGACCAGAAGGCCGTCGCGCTGGACACCATCGCCGATGTCGACGCCTCCGGTCTGTGGCCGGGCAAGGTCGTCACCGAGGTCGTCCCCGAGGCCGACTTCTGGGAGGCCGAACCCGAACACCAGGACTATCTGGTGCGCTACCCCACCGGGTACACCTGCCACTTCCCGCGCCCGGGCTGGAAGCTGCCCAAGCGGGCCGCGGTCTAA
- a CDS encoding prenyltransferase, whose product MRRHEIPGVSGVLTPQQCLQTAQSIAATQESDGAIPWSVGGHTDPWDHVENLMALTVAGLLEPARAGFDWCRRTQRADGSWPIQLRNGVIEDANTDSNFCAYIATGVWHHVLITGDRRFAVQMWPTVSRAIELVLSMQLPGGQISWARSDAGMMDEALLTGCASIYHSIRCALALANYLGDPQPEWEVAVGQLGHAIAEHPELFNAKDTHAMEWYYPVLGGAVQGGAALSRIESRWDDFVVPGLGIRCVDHRPWVTGAETCELVMALDAVGDRTRALEQFTAMQHLREVDGSYWTGLVFTDGKRWPVERTTWTGAAMVLAADALSRTTPAGGIFHGAELPRGLEGEFDCACDRV is encoded by the coding sequence ATGCGTCGCCACGAGATTCCAGGTGTGTCAGGGGTGCTGACGCCGCAGCAGTGCCTGCAGACGGCCCAGTCCATTGCCGCCACCCAGGAGTCCGACGGCGCGATCCCCTGGTCGGTCGGCGGTCACACCGACCCGTGGGATCACGTCGAAAACCTGATGGCCTTGACCGTCGCAGGCCTTCTCGAGCCGGCCCGCGCCGGATTCGACTGGTGTCGGCGCACTCAACGGGCCGACGGTTCCTGGCCGATCCAGTTGCGCAACGGTGTCATCGAGGATGCCAACACCGACAGCAACTTCTGCGCCTATATCGCCACCGGCGTCTGGCATCACGTGCTCATCACCGGGGACCGGCGGTTCGCGGTACAGATGTGGCCCACGGTCAGCCGGGCGATCGAGCTCGTGCTCAGCATGCAGTTACCGGGCGGTCAGATCAGCTGGGCCAGAAGCGATGCCGGGATGATGGACGAGGCCCTGCTCACCGGTTGCGCGAGCATCTACCACAGCATCCGGTGCGCCCTGGCGCTGGCGAACTACCTCGGTGATCCGCAGCCCGAGTGGGAGGTCGCCGTCGGCCAGCTCGGGCACGCGATCGCCGAACATCCGGAACTGTTCAACGCCAAGGACACTCATGCGATGGAGTGGTACTACCCGGTGCTCGGGGGAGCCGTCCAGGGTGGGGCCGCACTGTCCCGCATCGAATCCCGCTGGGATGACTTCGTGGTGCCGGGTCTGGGTATCCGCTGCGTCGACCACCGGCCGTGGGTGACCGGCGCGGAGACCTGCGAACTGGTCATGGCGCTGGATGCCGTCGGTGACCGCACCCGCGCCCTGGAGCAGTTCACCGCCATGCAACATCTACGTGAGGTGGACGGATCCTATTGGACCGGACTGGTTTTCACCGACGGCAAGCGCTGGCCGGTGGAGCGCACCACCTGGACCGGCGCGGCGATGGTCCTGGCCGCCGATGCGCTGTCCCGGACCACCCCGGCCGGCGGCATCTTCCACGGTGCCGAGCTGCCGCGCGGCCTGGAGGGCGAATTCGACTGCGCCTGCGACCGCGTCTAA
- a CDS encoding nuclear transport factor 2 family protein — protein sequence MTSTLFTRDELTDAFATFEQTVAEAARTRNWDPWVDQYTVDVEYVEHAAGTMRGRDQVRPWIWKTMESFPGNHMTAFPALWTVIDEATSRVICELDNPMRDPGDGTIISATNMSILTYAGDGLWRRQEDVYNPLRFLSAAMKWCKKAQELGTLDDEAAEWMKGMAR from the coding sequence GTGACGAGCACGCTGTTCACCCGTGATGAGCTGACAGACGCATTCGCGACATTCGAGCAGACGGTCGCCGAAGCCGCCCGCACCCGGAACTGGGACCCGTGGGTGGATCAGTACACCGTCGACGTCGAGTACGTGGAGCACGCCGCGGGCACCATGCGTGGCCGCGACCAGGTGCGCCCGTGGATCTGGAAGACGATGGAGAGTTTTCCCGGAAACCACATGACCGCATTCCCGGCGTTGTGGACCGTCATCGACGAGGCCACCTCGCGGGTGATCTGCGAGCTCGACAACCCGATGCGCGACCCCGGTGACGGCACCATCATCAGCGCCACCAACATGTCGATCCTCACCTATGCCGGTGACGGGCTGTGGCGCCGCCAGGAGGACGTCTACAACCCGCTGCGCTTCCTGTCCGCGGCGATGAAGTGGTGCAAGAAAGCCCAGGAACTCGGCACGCTCGATGACGAGGCGGCCGAATGGATGAAGGGCATGGCCCGATGA
- a CDS encoding MarR family winged helix-turn-helix transcriptional regulator translates to MDTRSDLAGELFAVVGRFRRQLRRSTGGGFDRTGLTQSQAELLRLVGRRPDISVREAAAELGLAANTASTLVSRLAADDLLDRTVDSTDRRVGRLRLTDAAQDVADRSRLARRTALAGALETLDAIQIDDLTKGLAVIAELTRLLQEDQQ, encoded by the coding sequence GTGGACACGCGCAGCGATCTGGCCGGTGAACTGTTCGCCGTGGTCGGCCGCTTCCGGCGACAACTGCGACGGTCCACCGGCGGCGGGTTCGACCGCACCGGACTCACGCAGTCCCAGGCCGAACTGCTGCGCCTGGTCGGCCGCCGCCCCGACATCTCGGTCCGCGAGGCGGCCGCCGAGCTCGGACTGGCCGCCAACACCGCCTCCACCCTGGTGTCCCGGCTCGCCGCCGACGATCTGCTGGACCGCACCGTCGACAGCACCGACCGCCGGGTCGGCCGGTTGCGCCTCACCGACGCGGCGCAGGATGTCGCGGATCGTTCGCGGCTCGCCAGGCGCACCGCACTGGCCGGCGCCCTCGAAACACTCGATGCCATCCAGATCGACGATCTGACAAAGGGGTTGGCCGTCATCGCCGAGCTGACCCGACTTCTGCAGGAGGACCAGCAATGA
- a CDS encoding NAD-dependent epimerase/dehydratase family protein, with protein MRALVIGANGYLGSHVVRQLVADGQDVRVMAREGANTVGIDDLDVQRFIGDIWDDEALIAAMTGVDVIYYCVVDTRGWLRDPSPLFHTNVDGTRHVLDIAVRPEIASGLQKFVFTSSYATVGRRRGRVSTEEDIADERKLTPYVRSRVQAEKLVLQYARERGLPAVAMCVSTTYGGTDWGRTPHGAIIAGAAFGKLPFVMSGIELEAVGVNDAARALILAAEKGRVGERYLISEKMISNAEVARIAAETAGVPAPARSIPLPLTYLLAAMGTIKGRLRRTDERLSLASLRLMRAEAPVDHGKATRELGWQPAPVEDSIREAARFWVGLRAAKRQKAG; from the coding sequence ATGAGGGCTCTGGTCATCGGTGCCAACGGCTACCTCGGCTCGCACGTGGTGCGACAACTTGTCGCCGACGGGCAGGACGTGCGGGTGATGGCGCGTGAGGGGGCCAACACCGTCGGCATCGACGATCTCGACGTGCAGCGGTTCATCGGCGATATCTGGGATGACGAGGCGCTGATCGCGGCGATGACCGGAGTCGATGTCATCTACTACTGCGTCGTGGACACCCGCGGCTGGCTGCGCGACCCGTCACCGCTGTTCCACACCAATGTCGACGGCACCCGGCACGTGCTGGACATTGCGGTGCGCCCCGAGATCGCCTCGGGATTGCAGAAATTCGTCTTCACCAGCAGCTACGCCACCGTGGGGCGCCGGCGTGGCCGGGTGTCCACCGAGGAGGACATCGCCGACGAGCGGAAGCTCACGCCGTATGTGCGCTCGCGCGTGCAGGCCGAGAAGCTGGTGTTGCAGTACGCGCGGGAGCGCGGGCTGCCCGCGGTCGCGATGTGTGTGTCGACCACCTACGGCGGCACCGACTGGGGCCGGACTCCGCACGGCGCGATCATCGCCGGCGCCGCGTTCGGCAAGCTGCCGTTCGTGATGAGTGGTATCGAACTCGAAGCGGTGGGTGTCAACGATGCGGCACGCGCGCTGATCTTGGCGGCCGAGAAGGGGCGCGTCGGTGAGCGGTACCTGATCTCGGAGAAGATGATCAGCAATGCCGAGGTGGCCCGGATCGCGGCCGAGACAGCCGGTGTTCCCGCGCCTGCCCGATCCATTCCGCTACCGCTGACCTACCTGCTGGCCGCCATGGGCACCATCAAGGGCCGGTTGCGCCGCACCGACGAGCGGCTGTCGCTGGCGTCGCTGCGGTTGATGCGGGCAGAGGCCCCGGTCGATCACGGCAAGGCCACCCGCGAACTCGGCTGGCAGCCGGCGCCGGTGGAAGATTCCATTCGCGAGGCCGCCCGGTTCTGGGTGGGACTGCGTGCGGCCAAGCGCCAAAAGGCGGGCTGA
- a CDS encoding enoyl-CoA hydratase/isomerase family protein, whose protein sequence is MLPEYRTLLTGVHAGVATVTLNRPGQRNAVGDGMREELTDALTRCDAADEIRVIVLTGTPPAFCAGADLGAGAQTFTAPGEGFSAAGFPVPAWTLAKPVIAAVNGHAIGLGLTLALQCDIRFFAADAKYGIVQVRRGVVGDAYSHWVLPRLVGIATAAEILLSGAMFDGHRAVALGLGSRVLPAADVLPAALAIATDIAENTAPMSVAASKRLLWDSFDLTREQVGARETEIHLKLMAHDDAAEGVRAQLERRAPRWTGRPVDPTRPAGWSEGTRD, encoded by the coding sequence GTGCTGCCCGAGTACCGAACGTTGCTGACCGGCGTGCACGCCGGCGTCGCCACCGTGACGCTGAACCGCCCCGGGCAGCGCAACGCCGTCGGTGACGGGATGCGCGAGGAACTGACCGATGCGCTCACGCGGTGTGACGCGGCCGACGAGATCCGCGTCATCGTGCTGACCGGCACCCCGCCGGCGTTCTGCGCAGGGGCGGATCTGGGTGCGGGCGCGCAGACCTTCACCGCGCCCGGCGAGGGGTTCAGTGCGGCCGGCTTCCCGGTGCCGGCATGGACGCTGGCCAAACCGGTGATCGCCGCGGTGAACGGGCACGCGATCGGGCTCGGCCTGACGCTGGCGCTGCAGTGTGACATCCGGTTTTTCGCCGCCGACGCCAAGTACGGCATCGTGCAGGTGCGCCGCGGCGTGGTGGGCGATGCCTACTCGCACTGGGTGCTCCCGCGGCTGGTCGGTATCGCCACGGCGGCCGAGATCCTGTTGTCCGGCGCGATGTTCGACGGTCACCGGGCGGTGGCGCTCGGGCTGGGCAGCAGGGTACTGCCGGCCGCCGACGTGCTGCCCGCGGCGCTCGCGATCGCCACCGACATCGCCGAGAACACCGCGCCGATGTCGGTGGCGGCCAGCAAGCGGCTGCTGTGGGATTCGTTCGATCTGACCCGCGAGCAGGTCGGGGCGCGCGAGACGGAGATCCACCTGAAGCTGATGGCCCACGACGACGCCGCCGAGGGAGTGCGGGCGCAGCTGGAGCGCCGTGCCCCGCGATGGACCGGGCGGCCGGTGGACCCTACTCGTCCGGCGGGCTGGAGCGAAGGGACCCGGGACTGA
- a CDS encoding TetR/AcrR family transcriptional regulator: MEASRPFRIRLFNGLASSIAERGYRATTVADIVRHARTSKRTFYSEFTDKEQCFVELLRADHEQLLVAIRTAVDPESDWRLQIRQAATAYVDHIGARPEITLSWIRELPALGATVRSIQRAAMSGLTELLVELSSSPGFRRAELAPVPRELAVILLGGLRELTALTVEDELPTASILEPAVLASEALLSAGSAARI; this comes from the coding sequence ATGGAGGCAAGTCGGCCATTTCGCATCCGCCTGTTCAACGGCCTGGCGTCTTCCATCGCCGAACGTGGATACCGGGCCACCACGGTCGCCGACATCGTGCGACACGCCCGCACCTCGAAGCGCACGTTCTACAGCGAATTCACGGACAAGGAGCAGTGTTTCGTCGAGCTGCTGCGCGCCGACCACGAGCAGCTACTGGTCGCGATCCGGACCGCCGTGGACCCCGAATCGGACTGGCGGTTGCAGATCCGCCAGGCCGCCACCGCCTATGTGGACCACATCGGCGCGCGGCCGGAGATCACGCTGAGCTGGATCCGGGAGCTGCCCGCGCTCGGCGCCACCGTGCGGTCCATTCAACGCGCAGCCATGAGCGGGCTCACCGAACTGCTCGTCGAGCTGTCCAGCAGCCCGGGCTTCCGGCGTGCCGAGCTCGCACCGGTACCGCGTGAACTCGCCGTCATCCTGCTCGGCGGGCTACGGGAGCTGACGGCACTGACAGTGGAGGACGAGCTGCCCACCGCGTCGATCCTGGAGCCCGCGGTGCTCGCCTCCGAAGCGCTGCTCAGCGCAGGATCAGCCGCGCGGATTTGA
- a CDS encoding cytochrome P450, with the protein MSEATITEVPAVHLPPGPTAGKTLTGIGFALFRRPVVARLARRYGPAFTMKLPVFGPTVIVTDSQLAKQLFTASPDDVGNIQPNLSRILGPGSVFALDRGEHKRRRRLLTPPFHGKSIKNYEQIFEEETLRESANWPVGQEFPTLDPMMRITLNAILRAVFGADGAHLDELRRIIPPWVTLGSRCATLPTPKREYGRWHPWGRLADYRRRYDDVVGRLIDEVAADPRLDERDDVLALLLRSTYEDGTAMSRQDIADELLTLLAAGHETTASTMGWVFERISRHPEVLARLVEEAAGDDNEYRQAVILETQRARTVIDFSGRHVYSPTFELGEWVIPQGHSIVVSLSQLHEREFEDAERFDPQRFIGNRPPLAWVPYGGGTRRCVGAVFANVEMDIVLRTVLRHFTIATTTAPGEKVHSRGVAFTPKRGGRVVLHRRAGGTSR; encoded by the coding sequence ATGAGCGAAGCGACCATCACCGAAGTTCCCGCCGTACATCTGCCACCCGGGCCCACCGCCGGCAAGACGTTGACCGGCATCGGATTCGCGCTTTTCCGCCGCCCCGTCGTCGCGCGGCTGGCACGCCGTTACGGTCCGGCGTTCACGATGAAACTGCCGGTTTTCGGCCCCACCGTGATCGTCACCGATTCACAACTGGCCAAGCAGTTGTTCACCGCCAGCCCCGATGACGTCGGCAACATCCAGCCGAACCTGTCCCGGATACTCGGGCCCGGTTCGGTGTTCGCACTCGACCGCGGCGAGCACAAGCGCAGGCGCCGGCTCCTCACGCCGCCTTTCCACGGTAAGAGCATCAAGAACTACGAGCAGATCTTCGAAGAGGAGACGCTGCGCGAGTCCGCGAATTGGCCGGTAGGACAAGAGTTTCCGACGCTCGATCCGATGATGCGGATCACCCTGAACGCGATACTGCGGGCGGTGTTCGGCGCCGACGGCGCACACCTGGACGAGCTGCGCCGGATCATTCCGCCGTGGGTGACGCTGGGCTCGCGTTGCGCCACCCTGCCGACTCCCAAGCGGGAATACGGCCGCTGGCACCCGTGGGGCCGGCTGGCCGACTACCGCCGCCGCTATGACGATGTCGTCGGACGTCTCATCGACGAAGTCGCCGCCGATCCGCGGCTCGACGAACGGGATGACGTGCTGGCGCTGCTGCTGCGCAGTACCTACGAGGACGGCACGGCAATGTCGCGCCAGGACATCGCGGACGAACTACTGACCCTGCTGGCCGCCGGGCACGAGACGACGGCGTCCACCATGGGCTGGGTGTTCGAGCGGATCAGCCGGCATCCTGAGGTGTTGGCCAGGCTGGTCGAGGAGGCTGCAGGCGACGACAACGAGTACCGCCAGGCCGTCATCCTGGAGACTCAGCGGGCCAGGACCGTCATCGACTTCTCCGGCAGGCACGTCTACTCGCCGACCTTCGAACTCGGCGAATGGGTCATACCGCAGGGCCATTCGATCGTGGTCAGCCTTTCCCAGCTGCACGAGCGCGAGTTCGAGGACGCCGAACGGTTCGACCCGCAGCGGTTCATCGGCAACCGTCCGCCGCTGGCCTGGGTGCCCTACGGCGGCGGGACCCGGCGCTGCGTCGGCGCGGTATTCGCCAATGTCGAAATGGACATCGTGCTACGGACGGTGCTGCGGCACTTCACCATTGCCACCACCACCGCGCCCGGGGAGAAGGTGCACTCGCGAGGAGTGGCCTTCACCCCCAAGCGTGGCGGCCGGGTTGTCCTGCACCGGAGGGCTGGGGGCACCTCCCGCTAG
- a CDS encoding isochorismatase family protein, protein MRALIVVDVQKDFCEGGSLAVDGGAAVARGITELLSGHDYDHVVATMDFHIDPGEHFSDTPDYRVSWPRHCVVGTPGVDFHEDLDPAAVQAVFTKGEFSAAYSGFEGTDADGTTLTDWLAQRQVNAVDVVGIATDYCVRATALDAAAAGLRTRVLLPLCAGVAPDSTAEAVALLRARGIEVI, encoded by the coding sequence ATGCGAGCGCTGATCGTGGTCGATGTGCAGAAGGATTTCTGCGAGGGCGGGTCCCTGGCGGTCGACGGCGGCGCCGCCGTCGCGCGGGGTATCACCGAACTGCTGTCCGGGCACGATTACGACCATGTGGTCGCCACCATGGACTTCCACATCGATCCCGGCGAGCATTTCTCCGACACCCCCGACTATCGGGTGTCCTGGCCCCGGCACTGTGTCGTGGGCACCCCCGGGGTGGATTTCCACGAGGATCTCGACCCGGCCGCAGTGCAGGCGGTGTTCACCAAGGGTGAGTTCTCGGCCGCCTACAGCGGTTTCGAGGGCACCGATGCCGACGGTACGACGCTGACGGACTGGCTGGCCCAACGCCAGGTGAACGCCGTCGACGTGGTGGGCATCGCCACCGACTACTGCGTGCGGGCGACGGCGCTGGACGCCGCGGCGGCCGGGTTGCGCACCCGGGTGCTGTTACCGCTGTGCGCCGGGGTGGCCCCGGACTCGACGGCCGAAGCCGTGGCCCTGCTGCGGGCCCGCGGCATCGAAGTCATTTAG